In a single window of the Deinococcus aetherius genome:
- a CDS encoding phosphotransferase family protein, translating to MRLTATLGDWRDTLRGGGPAVSSRVWPAGLRAAFPGPRRRVEAWEGEGAAFARYATGHGPLFLKYLPAGWRDERAYRRLAREAAYLRDLAPRSPVPHAPLLHAALDPHGLRAHLITRDLTDATTGWGAFGTDDEREAALVEVARLLARHHAFWLDRPELVGEWGWDAARAVRHAGRIAADPDPGWTPTEVSAVEEAARALPALLTATRGVTLAHGDLHAGQVLWPKDGSPPVLIDYGQTHAAPLGEDLAHLLGVRLDAPDRARLGPGLREAYRAELAAHGHSRTPAQLGDEERAGLALNVLATARQARAGSGDGVREALGRVAGAWAQGWAAPHKRRLS from the coding sequence TTGAGGCTGACTGCCACCCTGGGGGACTGGCGGGACACGCTGCGGGGGGGCGGTCCCGCCGTCTCGTCCCGGGTGTGGCCCGCCGGGCTGCGGGCGGCCTTTCCCGGCCCGCGCCGCCGGGTGGAGGCCTGGGAAGGGGAGGGAGCGGCCTTCGCGCGCTACGCGACCGGGCACGGTCCCCTCTTCCTGAAGTACCTCCCGGCCGGGTGGCGGGACGAGCGGGCCTACCGCCGTCTGGCCCGTGAGGCCGCCTACCTGCGCGACCTCGCCCCTCGCTCGCCCGTCCCGCACGCGCCGCTCCTGCACGCGGCCCTCGACCCCCACGGTCTGCGGGCGCACCTCATCACCCGCGACCTGACGGACGCGACAACCGGGTGGGGGGCGTTCGGAACCGACGACGAGCGGGAGGCGGCGCTCGTGGAGGTCGCGCGGCTCCTCGCCCGGCACCACGCCTTCTGGCTGGACCGCCCGGAACTCGTCGGCGAGTGGGGTTGGGACGCGGCGCGGGCCGTGCGGCACGCGGGGCGGATCGCCGCCGACCCCGACCCCGGCTGGACGCCCACCGAGGTGAGCGCCGTCGAGGAGGCCGCCCGCGCCCTGCCCGCCCTGCTCACCGCCACGCGCGGGGTCACCCTCGCCCACGGCGACCTGCACGCGGGGCAGGTGCTGTGGCCGAAAGACGGCAGCCCACCCGTCCTGATCGACTACGGGCAGACGCACGCGGCCCCGCTCGGGGAGGACCTCGCCCATCTCCTCGGGGTGCGGTTGGACGCGCCCGACCGGGCCAGGTTGGGTCCCGGCCTGCGGGAGGCGTACCGGGCCGAACTCGCCGCGCACGGGCACTCCCGGACGCCCGCCCAACTTGGGGACGAGGAGCGGGCGGGGCTCGCCCTGAATGTGCTCGCCACGGCGCGGCAGGCGCGGGCGGGCAGCGGGGACGGGGTGCGGGAGGCCCTCGGGCGGGTGGCCGGGGCCTGGGCCCAGGGGTGGGCGGCTCCTCACAAGCGGCGCCTATCCTAG
- a CDS encoding DNA glycosylase AlkZ-like family protein, with protein MPGHPSPLTPAGLRAFAFRTLGPRTSLRSALDHMVFVQADPIRAPARAQDLTLMARVRGYRAGDLERLYPTLAVEEDMLPNYGFVTRPVQALLHPREVGESPLEREHPELLEAVRAFVGERAEVHPREVAALLGRGRVVNAWGGQSAATTRALDLLHRRGEVRVTRRVSGVRLYGPAPHLAALRAAPLPTPERVRGTVHLLAGLYGPLPEASLGYLVGLSRFGLPHLHGELRAALRVAVREELTGARVDGVRYVWPAGWDAGALPTPRGVRVVGPFDPLVWDRRRFTHLHGWTYRLEAYTPPAKRQFGYYALPVFQAERAVGWANLRVEGGELRADVNLVPGVRETAAFRRGLEAELGRHRAFLGLEDPQRAGKASTSFSP; from the coding sequence ATGCCTGGTCACCCCTCCCCCCTCACCCCCGCCGGGCTGAGGGCCTTCGCGTTCCGGACCCTCGGCCCGCGCACGTCGCTCCGGTCAGCCCTCGACCACATGGTCTTCGTGCAGGCCGACCCCATCCGCGCTCCCGCCCGCGCGCAGGACCTGACGTTGATGGCCCGGGTGCGCGGCTACCGGGCGGGCGACCTGGAGCGGCTGTACCCCACCCTCGCCGTTGAGGAGGACATGCTGCCCAACTACGGCTTCGTGACCCGCCCGGTGCAGGCCCTCCTCCACCCGCGCGAGGTCGGCGAGAGCCCGTTGGAGCGCGAGCACCCGGAGTTGCTGGAGGCGGTGCGGGCGTTCGTCGGGGAGCGGGCGGAGGTTCACCCGCGCGAGGTGGCCGCCCTGCTCGGCCGGGGCCGGGTGGTGAACGCCTGGGGCGGGCAGTCGGCGGCCACGACCCGGGCGCTCGACCTCCTGCACCGCCGGGGGGAGGTGCGGGTGACCCGGCGGGTCAGCGGCGTGCGGCTGTACGGCCCAGCGCCCCACCTCGCGGCGTTGCGGGCGGCCCCGCTTCCCACACCCGAGCGCGTGCGCGGCACGGTCCACCTCCTCGCCGGGCTTTACGGGCCGCTCCCGGAGGCGAGCCTGGGCTACCTCGTCGGCCTCTCGCGCTTCGGGCTGCCGCACCTGCACGGCGAGTTGCGCGCGGCCCTGCGGGTCGCCGTGCGGGAGGAACTGACGGGCGCCCGAGTGGACGGCGTGCGGTACGTGTGGCCTGCCGGGTGGGACGCGGGAGCCCTGCCCACCCCGCGCGGCGTGCGGGTCGTCGGGCCCTTCGACCCCCTGGTGTGGGACCGCCGCCGCTTCACCCACCTGCACGGCTGGACGTACCGCCTGGAGGCGTACACCCCGCCCGCGAAACGGCAGTTCGGGTACTACGCCCTGCCCGTCTTCCAGGCCGAGCGAGCGGTGGGGTGGGCCAATCTGAGGGTGGAGGGGGGCGAACTCCGCGCGGACGTGAACCTCGTCCCCGGCGTGCGCGAGACGGCAGCCTTTCGCAGGGGGCTGGAGGCGGAACTGGGCCGCCACCGGGCCTTTCTGGGGCTGGAGGACCCTCAGCGGGCCGGGAAGGCCAGCACCTCCTTCTCCCCCTGA
- a CDS encoding ComEC/Rec2 family competence protein: MLGRHAAAPGGRAFTPSPTRAASGRLAWSVPLACGVMSGILLGLGVWWGLLVGVLGAALAVLDGRAALALLALVGAGLGFGSERLNAARPDRMAPWVGAQVTLTGEWDGQFLRLEDPPARVAVSPKPRVPPGRVVLSGRLVRPEGQDVPGGFDQAAWLRGQGGLFVPAPTTVLVGARLRRNTPEGGPHGWFRRGLTVGLGEREAALMQAVELGDRGDIGREDFGEGYSVRDAFARSGLSHLMALSGQNVALLTGAVVWLLMWLRVPLGWRYAGALLFLGPYLLLVGVSPSIFRAVLMGGAVLLAYAIGRGRPDPYGVIALAAALCLLPFPLWLLDVGFLICTMLST; this comes from the coding sequence ATGCTCGGGAGACACGCCGCCGCGCCCGGCGGCCGAGCGTTCACCCCGAGTCCCACCCGCGCCGCCTCCGGGCGTCTCGCGTGGTCCGTCCCGCTCGCCTGCGGGGTGATGAGCGGCATCCTGCTTGGGCTGGGAGTGTGGTGGGGCCTGCTCGTGGGCGTGCTCGGCGCGGCCCTCGCCGTTCTCGACGGAAGGGCCGCGCTGGCGTTGCTCGCCCTCGTCGGGGCAGGGCTCGGCTTCGGCTCGGAGCGCCTGAACGCCGCCAGACCCGACCGGATGGCTCCCTGGGTGGGCGCGCAGGTCACGCTGACGGGCGAGTGGGACGGGCAGTTCCTCCGCCTTGAAGACCCGCCCGCCCGAGTGGCCGTGTCCCCGAAACCGCGTGTCCCACCGGGCCGGGTGGTGCTCAGCGGTCGCCTCGTGCGCCCGGAGGGGCAGGATGTTCCGGGCGGTTTTGACCAGGCGGCCTGGTTGCGCGGGCAGGGGGGCCTCTTCGTCCCCGCGCCCACCACCGTCCTCGTCGGTGCCCGGCTGCGGCGGAACACGCCGGAAGGTGGCCCGCACGGCTGGTTCCGCCGGGGCCTCACCGTCGGTCTGGGGGAGCGGGAGGCGGCGCTGATGCAGGCGGTCGAACTCGGCGACCGGGGTGACATCGGGCGCGAGGACTTCGGGGAGGGGTACTCGGTGCGGGACGCCTTCGCCCGCTCGGGCCTCTCGCATCTGATGGCGCTGAGCGGCCAGAACGTCGCCCTGCTGACGGGCGCGGTGGTCTGGCTGCTGATGTGGTTGCGGGTGCCGCTGGGGTGGCGTTATGCGGGGGCGCTCCTCTTCCTGGGGCCCTACCTGCTGCTCGTCGGCGTGTCCCCCAGCATCTTCCGCGCCGTGCTGATGGGCGGGGCCGTGCTCCTCGCCTATGCCATCGGGCGCGGGCGGCCCGATCCCTACGGCGTCATCGCCCTCGCCGCCGCCCTTTGCCTGCTCCCCTTCCCGTTGTGGCTGCTCGACGTGGGCTTTCTTATATGCACTATGCTGTCAACATAA
- the yedA gene encoding drug/metabolite exporter YedA, which produces MTPTATPAARLTPAVLLCLALVYVVWGSTYFGIKVAIGSLPPLGMLATRFLVAGVLLYAFLRGRGVPAPSRREWAASAAVGLLLLGGGTGLVTLAERDASSSVAALVLAVSPLFAALFARLWGERTSGREWLGIGVGLVGIALLNVGELHATPLAALLLILAPLCWTFGSQWSRHLPLPAGLMGSAAEMVTGGVLLALLSVLFGERWGTPTAASLGALAYLIVFGSLVAYSAYMYLVAHTRPALATSYAYVNPVVAVLLGVGLGGETLTGLGWAALGVILTGVALVAWPRRVRTGDTGTVGAD; this is translated from the coding sequence GTGACCCCCACCGCCACCCCCGCCGCCCGCCTCACCCCTGCCGTGCTCCTTTGTCTCGCCCTGGTGTATGTCGTGTGGGGCAGCACGTACTTCGGCATCAAGGTGGCGATAGGCAGCCTGCCGCCGCTGGGGATGCTCGCCACGCGCTTCCTGGTGGCTGGGGTCTTGCTCTACGCCTTCTTGCGCGGGCGGGGCGTCCCGGCACCGAGCAGGCGGGAGTGGGCGGCGAGCGCCGCCGTCGGCCTCCTGCTTCTCGGCGGCGGGACGGGCCTGGTCACCCTCGCCGAGCGGGACGCGAGCAGCAGCGTCGCGGCGCTCGTGCTGGCGGTCTCTCCCCTCTTCGCGGCGCTCTTCGCCCGGCTGTGGGGCGAGCGGACGAGCGGGCGCGAGTGGCTGGGGATCGGGGTGGGGCTCGTCGGGATCGCGCTGCTCAACGTGGGCGAACTCCATGCCACGCCGCTCGCCGCCCTGCTCCTGATCCTCGCGCCGCTGTGTTGGACGTTCGGCAGCCAGTGGTCGCGCCACCTGCCCCTCCCCGCCGGGCTGATGGGCAGCGCCGCCGAGATGGTCACGGGCGGGGTCCTGCTGGCCCTGCTGAGCGTGCTGTTCGGGGAACGCTGGGGCACGCCGACCGCCGCGAGCCTCGGCGCCCTCGCCTACCTCATCGTCTTCGGCAGCCTCGTCGCGTACAGCGCCTACATGTACCTTGTGGCGCACACCCGCCCGGCCCTCGCCACGAGCTACGCCTACGTCAACCCGGTCGTGGCGGTCCTCCTCGGGGTGGGGCTGGGCGGCGAGACGCTGACGGGGCTGGGCTGGGCCGCCCTGGGCGTGATCCTGACGGGTGTGGCGCTCGTCGCCTGGCCCCGGCGGGTCAGGACGGGCGACACCGGGACGGTCGGGGCAGACTGA
- a CDS encoding ComEA family DNA-binding protein, which translates to MWISERHWTLLLAVGVLTVGGLALGPALFPQAHGPTVTHAEVPPPAGAQEPVAAPEYPATASVKPLISGRVNLNSASTEQLEALPKIGPALAARIVAGRPYRSLADLDQVSGIGPSTLSALTPLVTF; encoded by the coding sequence GTGTGGATCTCGGAACGGCACTGGACGCTCCTTCTCGCGGTCGGCGTGCTGACGGTGGGCGGGCTCGCCCTCGGCCCCGCCCTCTTCCCGCAGGCGCATGGGCCCACCGTGACCCACGCCGAAGTGCCTCCACCTGCCGGGGCGCAGGAGCCCGTCGCCGCCCCCGAGTACCCGGCGACGGCGAGCGTGAAGCCGCTCATCTCGGGGAGAGTCAACCTCAACTCGGCGTCCACCGAACAGCTCGAAGCTCTGCCCAAGATCGGCCCCGCCCTTGCTGCCCGCATCGTCGCCGGGCGCCCCTACCGCAGCCTCGCCGACCTCGACCAGGTGAGCGGGATCGGTCCGTCCACACTCTCGGCCCTCACGCCGCTCGTGACGTTCTGA
- a CDS encoding PQQ-like beta-propeller repeat protein, with the protein MVWRGWALALLWAGAAFGQTGDGGVSFGSPTTAPRFSERERVPVTLPLWRAPLEYNDEGYAVLAASGSRVVGLSGQTLWAREAASGRVLWRRGGFRPGLAANATFVAATTQGGRVAVIEVGTGRELWCHKLTVSVPSALRWFGDLLRVSGVPPGGQFGQDQVLTGLGGERRFVTRPDETVEHRAGSLLLTASRRDALLGQGGAYAAWDAGTGGRRWTVRAASFLRREGDTLYFQAVPPESGLVEGRGTQPLLAVDARTGRAVSRPVPLSFPELSGARGATFGGVALDGQCLWVAAWVGDDLRVVACHRRDGEPGGARASLPEGGRNGGRLAWIGGPALGRLWFTDTVRLVWGAKTTNGGLLAFPPHGTHTELSRLDVTGNRLVVAGTDGQVLVYRVDALGGTNTPRVVSRHVTTSRRFGPSVIVPGVLIVQGEKEVLAFPAR; encoded by the coding sequence ATGGTGTGGCGCGGGTGGGCGCTGGCCCTGCTGTGGGCGGGAGCCGCGTTCGGGCAGACGGGGGACGGCGGCGTGTCCTTCGGGTCGCCCACGACCGCGCCGCGCTTCTCCGAGCGGGAGCGGGTGCCCGTCACCCTGCCCCTGTGGCGGGCCCCGCTGGAGTACAACGACGAGGGCTACGCGGTGCTTGCTGCCAGCGGCTCCCGGGTGGTCGGCCTGAGCGGGCAGACCCTCTGGGCGCGGGAGGCCGCGAGCGGGCGGGTCCTGTGGCGCCGGGGTGGGTTCCGCCCAGGGTTAGCCGCGAACGCGACCTTTGTGGCCGCCACCACGCAGGGCGGCCGGGTGGCGGTGATCGAGGTAGGCACCGGGCGCGAACTCTGGTGCCACAAGCTCACGGTCTCGGTGCCCTCCGCGCTGCGGTGGTTCGGCGACCTGCTGCGGGTCTCGGGCGTGCCCCCGGGCGGCCAGTTCGGCCAGGATCAGGTGCTGACGGGGCTCGGCGGGGAGCGGCGGTTCGTCACCCGCCCAGACGAGACCGTGGAGCACCGGGCCGGGAGCCTGCTCCTCACCGCGAGCCGCAGGGACGCCCTGCTGGGCCAGGGGGGAGCCTACGCCGCCTGGGACGCCGGGACGGGCGGGCGGCGCTGGACGGTGCGGGCCGCGAGCTTCCTGCGGCGCGAGGGCGACACCCTCTACTTCCAGGCCGTGCCGCCCGAGTCCGGTCTGGTGGAGGGGCGCGGCACCCAGCCGCTCCTCGCCGTGGACGCCCGAACGGGCCGCGCGGTGTCTCGCCCCGTCCCGCTGTCCTTCCCCGAGTTGAGCGGGGCGCGGGGTGCCACCTTCGGGGGGGTCGCGCTGGACGGGCAGTGTCTTTGGGTGGCTGCGTGGGTCGGCGACGACCTGAGGGTGGTGGCCTGTCACCGCCGCGACGGCGAGCCGGGGGGAGCGCGTGCCTCATTGCCGGAAGGGGGCCGGAACGGGGGGCGCCTCGCCTGGATCGGCGGCCCGGCCCTGGGGCGGCTGTGGTTCACCGACACGGTACGGCTGGTGTGGGGCGCGAAGACGACGAACGGTGGACTCCTCGCCTTTCCGCCGCACGGGACCCACACCGAACTCTCGCGCCTCGACGTGACGGGAAACCGCCTCGTGGTCGCGGGGACCGACGGGCAGGTCCTCGTGTACCGGGTGGACGCCCTGGGCGGCACGAACACGCCCCGTGTAGTTTCCCGCCACGTCACCACCTCGCGCCGCTTCGGCCCCAGCGTGATCGTGCCCGGCGTCCTGATCGTTCAGGGGGAGAAGGAGGTGCTGGCCTTCCCGGCCCGCTGA